The Sulfurimonas sp. HSL-1716 sequence ACTCTTTGGGAATCTCTTTGATGTAATTCTTTGGTATCTGTATAAGAAGAGGTTTCTTATTTGGATCAAGCCATTTTAGAATTTTTCTCAGGTCTTCGTATCTCATCGATGTGCATCCGGCCGTCGGGTGGTCTTTTTCTTTTTGCACATGCAAGAAGATGCATGATCCCCTGTTTTTTACTTTATTTGGATTATAATCCACGACGACGCCTATTTTGTACTGTATGTCGTCCCTTTTCATATTTTCAAAACTTTTCGGCTGCTCTTTTGGCATATCAATAATCCGGTTATAAAAATCGGAATCTGCATCATCGACGCATATCTTTTCGGTCGTGCTTTTTATATAGGGCAGTAAAAAATCGTTATCTTCATATCCGAAACTGCTTTTTAGCAGAAACACGCCCGCAGGCGACTTTCCGTCGCCTTCCCGTTTTAAAGGTTCTTTTTTGTCGTGATGGAAATATTTGTCGTCGCCGTCCCAGGCAAGACCGTTTCTTCCAATGTTGACGTCGATACCCCTAAAAACGCTCTTTGAATCCTCAAAAGTGTACAATTTTGCTTTTGTCGAGTTGAAGTTTTCACTTACTACAAGGAGTATCTGCCTTGCATGTAAGATGTTAAATTGCAGCAGTATAAAAATTAAGAATATTTTTATCATAAAATATGATACTATTAGTAAGATTTAAAAAATATAAAGTGCGATTAATGAAAAAAATTGAGATTAGAAAAGCCCTCAGCGGCGATTCAAAATTTTTAGCTTTATCAATGTTGAAAAGTTCAAGAGCCGGTAAAAGGACGGGTATATTCGATCTTATCTTTGATATAGATAATAAAGAATTATTATTGAACAAATTAGAGCAGCTTATTACTTCGGAGATAAAAACATATTGTCATTACTCAAACTTTCTTATCGCTTCCATCGACGGTGAAGATGTCGGAACTTTATGTAATTATGAGCCGAGGATAGCGACGGAGGAACTGCTTTCAAAAGCTCTTGAAAAACTGGGAGTAAGCGAAGAAAACGAAGAACACTCTTCGATGATATCTCTTTGTGCTTTTCAAAGCGATAAAAGAACCTGGATGCTCGATTTTCTCGTAGAAAAAGACGGTTACAGCGACTTGGTCATTATAAAAGAGCTTGTCAAAAAAAGCCTGCTGACTGCCAGTTTAAAGGGATACCGCATAGTTCATACGGTTGTCGAGATAGGCTCTGCGGATATAATGCTCGTGTACAAAAAACTCGGATTTAAAGTGATAAATGAAAAAAAATGCGAAGTTTTCAAAGAGAAATTTGGGCGTAGCGGGGTTGCTCTTTTAGAATTCCACCTATAAGGAAAAAAAGATAGACTCTCTTAGTGTTCTGCCGCCTCTTTTAGCCATCATCCTAGCGTTATTTACAAGAAACGTTCTTATATCGCTTTTTGGCGGCATATTTTTGGGATTGTTCATATTGAACGGTTTCTCTTTGGCAGATACGTTTGGAGCGACAGCCGGACTTTTTTTTAAGCTTGTGTCGCAGGCTTGGATAGTAAAGACTCTCGGATTTGCGCTGCTTGTAGGTTCCGTCGTTCTCCTGATAGAAAACTCCGGAGGCATAGGCGGGTTTATCCACTATGTGCAAAAAAAGCACTCTATCATCACATCGGCCAGGGCCTCTTTACTTTTAGCATACTTTATCGGGATATTGATATTTGTCGAATCTTCCATTACGTCGCTTATAGCAGGCACTGTCAGCCGCCCTTTAACCGACAGTTACGGAGTGTCGCGCGCAAAACTTGCTTTTGTTTGCGATTCGACCTCTGCTCCCGTGTGCTCACTGCTGGCAATAAACGGATGGGGAGCGCTGCTTCTGGGACTTATCTCCACACAGATACTAGACGGCGTCCTTGTTGCAGACGATATAGATATTCTTCTAAGATCCATCGCATACAACTTTTATGCAATGGCTGCACTAGTCGTTACTTTTTTGGTCGTCTGGTTTAATATAGAGATAGGGCCGATGAAAAACGCTGTCGTTATAAACGACAGTTCAAAAAATTACGGATCCGGCAAGATAGGACATATGGTGTATCCTATCTTACTGATGATCTTGCTTGTTTTTCTTTTTTTATATATAACGGGAAGCGGGAACATACTAAAAGGAAGCGGCTCTTCTTCCATCTTTTATACTATGATTTTTACGGTCGTGTTATCGATTCTGTATTATAAAATTGACGGTGTCATGAGTATAAAACAGGGTGTTTTTCTTTCCTTGAGAGGGATAAGAAAGATGATACCAATCGCAACAATACTGCTTTTTGCATTCGGTATAGGAGAGGTGACCAATGAACTCAAAACGGGTTTGTTCCTGGCATCCTTTACATCAAATATTTTATCTCCCCACTATTTGGCTTTCATTATATTTTTGCTTGCTTCGGTTATGTCCTTTTCAACCGGAACCAGTTGGGGGACCTTTAGTATCATGACACCCATAGCAATACCGATGGCAGTAGCTATGAATGCAGAAGTTCCCCTTGTTATGGGGGCTGTGATCTCAGGTGGGGTATTTGGAGACCATTGTTCGCCCATTTCGGATACGACCATTATCTCGGCGATGGCGAGTGAATGCGATGTTGTAGAGCATGTAAAAACCCAGCTTCCCTATGCAGTAATATCCGGTTTGGCGGCATCCGTGATGTTCATCCTCTTTTCTTACATATGAGTAGTATCTGAATATCTTTGTCTTCAGTGATAAGTGTGTAGAATTGTTACATTACAAAATGTAACAATGTTACTTTATTGCACATTTTAATTAATTAGATATGAAAAAAAATCTAATTTCATTTAGATACATAAAACTATGTTACTATACTCCAATTTTAAAAATCTGATTTAGGAGTCAAGACATGGCACAGTCAAATCCAACTATTATCTGGTCTGTGATAGATGAAGCACCTGCTTTAGCTACATATTCGTTGTTACCAATCGTTCAAGCTTTTTCTAAAGAAGCCGGAGTAAACGTCGAGCCTAGAGACATCTCTCTTTCCGGAAGAGTTATCTCTACATTTCCTGAGTATTTAACTGAAGATCAAAGAATAGCTGATGAGTTGGCATATTTGGGTAAAGTTGCACTAGAGCCGGAAGGAAACATCATTAAACTTCCAAATATCTCTGCTTCTATCCCTCAATTAAAAGAGTGTATCGCTGAGCTTCAAGAAAAAGGGTATAACCTTCCGAATTTCCCTGAAAACCCGCAGACTGAAGAGGAAAAAGCCATTGCTGCAAAATATGCAACATGTCTTGGTTCTGCCGTTAACCCGGTACTTCGTGAAGGTAACTCCGACCGTCGTGCTGCTGATGCGGTTAAAAAATTCGCTCAGAAAAACCCTCACAAACTTCGTGCGTTTGAAAACCCTTCAAAAGCGTATGTTCAACACATGGACGGAGACGGTGACTTCTACGGAAACGAGCAGTCTGTTATCGTTTCAGGTGACCAAAAAGTTACTATCAACCTTAACGGTAAATGCCTAAAAGAGATCGACGCTCTTGACAAAGAAGTTCTTGACGGTACTTTCATGTCAGCGAAAAAACTTCAAGCGTTCTACCAAAAAACTCTTGACGATGCAAAAGCAAACGGAGTTCTTTGGTCACTGCACCTTAAAGCGACAATGATGAAGATCTCTGATCCTATCATGTTCGGTCACGCTATTAAAGTGTTCTTCAAAGACGTTTTCGCAAAATACGCTGATGAGTTCGCTCGTCTTGGTGTAAACGCCAACCTTGGACTTGGTGATCTTTACAAAAAGATCGCTAACTCTCCGATGAAAGCAGAGATCGAAGCAGCTATCATGGCTACTTACGGTACTCAACCTCCGATCGCTATGGTTGATTCTGACAACGGTATCACTAACCTTCACGCGTCAAACGACATCATCATCGATGCTTCTATGCCGGTTGTTGTACGTGACGGCGGTAAAATGTGGAACTGGGACGGAAAAGTTCAAGAGTGTGTTGCGGTAATCCCAGACAGCTCTTATGCACGTTTCCACCAAGGTATGGTAGATGATTGTGTTAAAAACGGTCAATACGATGTTACTACAATGGGTAACGTTGCAAACGTCGGTCTAATGGCACAAAAAGCTGAAGAGTACGGTTCTCACCCGACAACTTTCGAAATGCCGGAAGACGGTGTTGTAGAAGTTAAAGATGCTGCAGGTAACGTTCTTATGAGTCACAACGTAGAAAAAGGTGACATCTGGAGAATGAGCCGTGCGAAAGATATTCCGATCAAAGATTGGATAAGACTTGCGTTCGAGCGCGGACGTCTTACTGGAAGCCCGGTTGTATTCTGGTTGGATGAAAACCGTGCACACGATGCAAATCTTATCAAAAAGATCAACGACTATAAAGACGAATTCGATCAAAGCGGTTTCGAGTGGATGATCATGAATGTTCAAGATGCTACAGCTTATACAAATGCTCGTGTACGTAAAGGTGAGAACACTATTTCTGCTACCGGTAACGTTCTTCGTGACCACTTAACAGATATGTACCCGATCTTAGAGCTTGGAACATCTGCAAAAATGCTTTCGATCGTTCCGCTTCTTGCCGGTGGTGGTCTATTTGAAACAGGTGCGGGCGGATCTGCTCCTAAGCACGTTGACCAATTCCTTGCAGAGGGTCACCTACGTTGGGATTCACTTGGTGAGTTCTTGGCACTTGCCGAGTCATTCAGATATATCGAGCAAAAACATCCGGATGCTAAACTAGCTGCACTTACTGCTGCACTGGATAAAGCAAATGCCGGATACCTAGATAACAACAAAGCTCCAAGCAGAAAAGCTGGTGAGCCGGATAACAAAGCTAGCCACTTCTATGTTGCACAGTACTGGGCAAAAGCTCTTGCTGAAGGTGACAACGCTGAACTAGCTGCTAAATTC is a genomic window containing:
- a CDS encoding L,D-transpeptidase family protein, translating into MIKIFLIFILLQFNILHARQILLVVSENFNSTKAKLYTFEDSKSVFRGIDVNIGRNGLAWDGDDKYFHHDKKEPLKREGDGKSPAGVFLLKSSFGYEDNDFLLPYIKSTTEKICVDDADSDFYNRIIDMPKEQPKSFENMKRDDIQYKIGVVVDYNPNKVKNRGSCIFLHVQKEKDHPTAGCTSMRYEDLRKILKWLDPNKKPLLIQIPKNYIKEIPKELLSTDAISFKKL
- a CDS encoding acyl-CoA acyltransferase, which codes for MKKIEIRKALSGDSKFLALSMLKSSRAGKRTGIFDLIFDIDNKELLLNKLEQLITSEIKTYCHYSNFLIASIDGEDVGTLCNYEPRIATEELLSKALEKLGVSEENEEHSSMISLCAFQSDKRTWMLDFLVEKDGYSDLVIIKELVKKSLLTASLKGYRIVHTVVEIGSADIMLVYKKLGFKVINEKKCEVFKEKFGRSGVALLEFHL
- a CDS encoding Na+/H+ antiporter NhaC family protein, which encodes MGLFILNGFSLADTFGATAGLFFKLVSQAWIVKTLGFALLVGSVVLLIENSGGIGGFIHYVQKKHSIITSARASLLLAYFIGILIFVESSITSLIAGTVSRPLTDSYGVSRAKLAFVCDSTSAPVCSLLAINGWGALLLGLISTQILDGVLVADDIDILLRSIAYNFYAMAALVVTFLVVWFNIEIGPMKNAVVINDSSKNYGSGKIGHMVYPILLMILLVFLFLYITGSGNILKGSGSSSIFYTMIFTVVLSILYYKIDGVMSIKQGVFLSLRGIRKMIPIATILLFAFGIGEVTNELKTGLFLASFTSNILSPHYLAFIIFLLASVMSFSTGTSWGTFSIMTPIAIPMAVAMNAEVPLVMGAVISGGVFGDHCSPISDTTIISAMASECDVVEHVKTQLPYAVISGLAASVMFILFSYI
- a CDS encoding NADP-dependent isocitrate dehydrogenase — its product is MAQSNPTIIWSVIDEAPALATYSLLPIVQAFSKEAGVNVEPRDISLSGRVISTFPEYLTEDQRIADELAYLGKVALEPEGNIIKLPNISASIPQLKECIAELQEKGYNLPNFPENPQTEEEKAIAAKYATCLGSAVNPVLREGNSDRRAADAVKKFAQKNPHKLRAFENPSKAYVQHMDGDGDFYGNEQSVIVSGDQKVTINLNGKCLKEIDALDKEVLDGTFMSAKKLQAFYQKTLDDAKANGVLWSLHLKATMMKISDPIMFGHAIKVFFKDVFAKYADEFARLGVNANLGLGDLYKKIANSPMKAEIEAAIMATYGTQPPIAMVDSDNGITNLHASNDIIIDASMPVVVRDGGKMWNWDGKVQECVAVIPDSSYARFHQGMVDDCVKNGQYDVTTMGNVANVGLMAQKAEEYGSHPTTFEMPEDGVVEVKDAAGNVLMSHNVEKGDIWRMSRAKDIPIKDWIRLAFERGRLTGSPVVFWLDENRAHDANLIKKINDYKDEFDQSGFEWMIMNVQDATAYTNARVRKGENTISATGNVLRDHLTDMYPILELGTSAKMLSIVPLLAGGGLFETGAGGSAPKHVDQFLAEGHLRWDSLGEFLALAESFRYIEQKHPDAKLAALTAALDKANAGYLDNNKAPSRKAGEPDNKASHFYVAQYWAKALAEGDNAELAAKFAPVAKALEENEAKIMEELLSVEGKPADIGGYYKPVDAKAAAAMRPSATLNAIIDSI